In the Syntrophorhabdales bacterium genome, one interval contains:
- a CDS encoding tetratricopeptide repeat protein, which produces MDPAIVRCYQILGLEAGASLDAIKKAYRDLIQVWHPDRFEYNPQLKKKAEDTLKDINWAYEALARYVAAARNGSNRKSHSGREGFREAYQDFANSENKYDGSRQQHSRESDFERQDFDRWKAEKEKKAASLNDSKAGQSPKQKCYSVIVTAGLLVLVLSVLGLGKSCDRESSRLVHSDRGTGIASSWEEKARSLQSQQDFQSLVEHCRKWVASKPRDAGAWNFLGMAYDSRRQYAEAIDAFDKAIRLKPDDAEAWYNLGVAYGSTRSYDKEISAYLEAIRLNPHFVNAWNNLGVAYMKLKQDTKAIDALRRATRLKPDYAQAWKNLGLEYYMVDDLNSAKKVYQILRRLDPAMAEDYLRVIMS; this is translated from the coding sequence TTGGATCCAGCTATAGTACGGTGCTATCAAATTCTTGGACTCGAAGCCGGAGCCTCGCTCGATGCGATAAAAAAGGCTTACCGCGATCTGATTCAGGTATGGCATCCTGATCGCTTTGAATACAACCCGCAATTAAAGAAGAAGGCAGAGGATACGCTCAAGGACATAAATTGGGCTTATGAAGCATTAGCCAGGTATGTAGCAGCGGCTCGTAACGGATCCAATAGGAAATCGCACTCTGGACGGGAAGGTTTTAGAGAAGCGTACCAAGACTTTGCAAACAGCGAAAACAAGTATGACGGTAGCAGGCAACAACATTCCCGAGAAAGCGATTTTGAGAGACAGGATTTCGACAGGTGGAAAGCTGAAAAAGAAAAAAAGGCAGCTTCACTTAATGATTCAAAAGCCGGCCAGAGCCCTAAACAAAAATGTTATTCTGTCATAGTGACTGCAGGTCTCCTTGTGCTTGTGCTCTCGGTTCTTGGTCTTGGCAAGTCCTGTGACCGGGAGTCTTCAAGGCTAGTGCACTCTGATAGGGGGACAGGGATTGCGTCCTCATGGGAGGAGAAGGCACGAAGCCTTCAGAGCCAACAGGATTTCCAATCACTGGTAGAGCATTGTCGTAAGTGGGTGGCGTCTAAGCCACGCGATGCCGGTGCCTGGAATTTCCTGGGCATGGCGTATGACAGCCGCCGTCAGTATGCCGAGGCTATAGACGCCTTTGACAAAGCGATACGACTGAAACCTGATGATGCAGAGGCGTGGTACAATTTGGGCGTAGCCTATGGAAGTACCCGGTCGTATGATAAAGAGATTAGCGCGTATCTGGAGGCAATACGCCTGAATCCCCATTTCGTTAACGCATGGAACAATCTTGGCGTGGCATACATGAAGCTCAAACAGGACACAAAGGCGATCGATGCTTTGCGGCGAGCGACACGCTTGAAACCAGACTATGCCCAAGCATGGAAGAACTTGGGTTTGGAATACTACATGGTCGATGATCTGAACTCGGCCAAGAAGGTCTATCAGATCCTCAGAAGACTTGATCCTGCTATGGCGGAAGACTACCTCCGCGTAATCATGTCTTAG